In one window of Nocardiopsis aegyptia DNA:
- a CDS encoding HAD family hydrolase has protein sequence MAAPTEPRGTALNEASPDAVVLDTDGVITDTARVHASAWKRVFDDFLRRRARERGEEFRPFDTGADYLLHVDGRPRADGVRAFLASRGIALPEQVSRPGQDSVAALADAKDAAFRAALDRDGVVAFPSTVALVRRLRKDGIGVAAVSASRNCARVLAAAGVDALFDVRVDGMDAARLDLAGKPAPDLFLEAARRLGTPPGRTAVVEDSLAGVEAGRRGGFALVVGVDRNGRAAALAERGADVVVPDLGELGWPPWRTR, from the coding sequence ATGGCGGCTCCCACGGAGCCGCGCGGGACGGCGCTGAACGAGGCCTCCCCCGACGCGGTGGTCCTGGACACCGACGGGGTCATCACCGACACCGCTCGCGTGCACGCGTCCGCGTGGAAGCGCGTCTTCGACGACTTCCTGCGCCGTCGCGCCCGCGAGCGCGGCGAGGAGTTCCGCCCCTTCGACACCGGCGCCGACTACCTGCTCCACGTGGACGGACGGCCACGCGCCGACGGTGTCCGCGCCTTCCTCGCCTCGCGCGGTATCGCCCTGCCCGAGCAGGTCTCCCGCCCCGGACAGGACTCCGTCGCCGCACTGGCCGACGCCAAGGACGCCGCGTTCCGCGCGGCGCTGGACCGCGACGGTGTCGTCGCCTTCCCCTCCACCGTGGCCCTGGTCCGCCGGCTGCGCAAGGACGGCATCGGTGTCGCGGCCGTCTCGGCGAGCCGCAACTGCGCCCGCGTCCTGGCCGCGGCGGGTGTGGACGCCCTCTTCGACGTGCGGGTGGACGGCATGGACGCCGCCCGCCTGGACCTGGCGGGCAAGCCCGCGCCCGACCTCTTCCTGGAGGCCGCCCGGCGCCTGGGCACGCCCCCCGGGCGCACGGCGGTGGTCGAGGACTCCCTCGCCGGTGTCGAGGCGGGGCGCCGGGGCGGCTTCGCCCTGGTCGTGGGAGTCGACCGGAACGGACGGGCCGCCGCCCTCGCCGAGCGCGGCGCCGACGTCGTCGTCCCGGACCTGGGCGAGCTGGGGTGGCCCCCGTGGAGGACGCGATGA
- a CDS encoding dihydrofolate reductase family protein, with the protein MRTLTYFVAVSLDGFVCAPDGSFDFLPHSEESAAYHAREYPELIPTHIRSHIGLDGPNRRFDTMLQGRGSYQVALDEGITSPYAHMRQYVLSRTLPKDTDPDVTVVDTDPLALVRSLKREEGGLDLCLVGGPTAAGALLPEIDELMIKRYPVIAGAGKPFFDGAFAPAAFERVRSTVLDSGADYTLFRRTAPRTG; encoded by the coding sequence ATGCGCACGCTCACCTACTTCGTCGCGGTGTCGCTGGACGGCTTCGTCTGCGCGCCCGACGGCTCCTTCGACTTCCTCCCCCACTCGGAGGAGTCCGCGGCCTACCACGCCCGCGAGTACCCCGAGCTGATCCCGACCCACATCCGCTCGCACATCGGCCTCGACGGCCCCAACCGGAGGTTCGACACGATGCTCCAGGGCCGCGGGTCCTACCAGGTCGCCCTGGACGAGGGCATCACCAGCCCCTACGCCCACATGCGCCAGTACGTCCTCTCACGGACCCTGCCGAAGGACACCGACCCGGACGTGACGGTCGTCGACACCGACCCGCTCGCCCTGGTCCGCTCGCTCAAGCGCGAGGAGGGCGGCCTGGACCTGTGCCTGGTCGGCGGCCCGACCGCCGCCGGCGCCCTGCTGCCGGAGATCGACGAACTCATGATCAAGCGCTACCCGGTGATCGCCGGGGCCGGGAAGCCGTTCTTCGACGGCGCCTTCGCCCCGGCCGCCTTCGAGCGCGTGCGGAGCACCGTCCTCGACAGCGGAGCCGACTACACGCTCTTCCGCCGCACCGCGCCGCGGACGGGGTAG
- a CDS encoding helix-turn-helix transcriptional regulator: MAPMPQLVQACPVFVGRERPLRILGEHAERSHRESSGMVLVGGDAGVGKSRLVGEFTAALDTGAVYTGGCLQLGVDGLSYAPFTAVLRQVLRERGPEAFEAAAPGGVGEFARLLPELGEAPGDRRENRGILFEQVLRLFTQAALDTPLTVVLEDLHWADGATRDLLVFLVRNLDLPGILIIGTYRSDDLHRTHPLRRLLPELERAPNVLGLRLEPLTREEVGRQAAAIRGSELPPEKLDTLYRRTDGIPLFVESLASDDACATGENPDVPEQFRDLLLEPLHRFDDTALAVLRVASVGAVSESIEHEILYHAAGLPEHDLERALHTLVDANVLRAGRTDYRFRHALLRDAVHEEILPGPHSRLHLRFAQLIDEYPDAVPADRRAAEQAHHFLAAQDLPRALQAAWWAARRAGDTLAFSEELDMLERVLDMWDRVPDAGERVEGRTWAQVVSSAAAAALEARRPKRARELAEEALATLTGDADDDHTLTVRAELLRRRGQARAQLLSGGGVEDLVRALELHPPHMPEYGLLLSILAKESLLHRVDREPSPDQLQLRELAERGLTARRLAESAVEISASGRGGDVCAAADARITLGGISLAEGDLETGRPLFLEGIARSRRTNDPNLEARGVGNMAHFLRELGRHEEGLVVLEDALERHRALGWASVHSHFNHQNRAEIHFELGDLATAREIVEGVLRTRPSDKQRVYIASVLMRVAVAQGDIATAQAWVRPMLEQETLRAHRMNIVQLAALGILDTRLAEDRLDTALELAQGLLEELELEAAPGYSWPMADLVSEAVRRGAAPGRAPATVEHAARVRALTVKVADLMPVHGPVQRAHRAAVTARTAESEGADRPALLEHWSAAVLAWEDTPLRLHLAEARLRAAEAAVASGERERAAEWTRQVFEAATACGAAPLAGAAADLARRLGTGLGGGSAPPPSPAGLTARELEVTRLLASGRTNAQIAAELFISPKTASVHVSNILAKLQVANRAAAGARARELGLA; this comes from the coding sequence ATGGCCCCTATGCCCCAACTTGTACAGGCCTGTCCCGTGTTCGTCGGACGCGAGCGCCCACTGCGGATCCTGGGCGAGCACGCCGAGCGTTCGCACAGGGAATCCTCCGGCATGGTCCTCGTCGGCGGTGACGCCGGAGTCGGCAAGAGCCGCCTGGTGGGAGAGTTCACCGCCGCGCTGGACACCGGGGCGGTGTACACGGGCGGCTGCCTCCAACTGGGGGTGGACGGGCTCTCCTACGCCCCCTTCACCGCGGTCCTGCGCCAGGTCCTGCGCGAGCGCGGACCGGAGGCGTTCGAGGCCGCGGCCCCGGGCGGGGTCGGCGAGTTCGCCCGGCTGCTGCCCGAGCTGGGCGAGGCGCCCGGGGACCGCCGGGAGAACCGGGGCATCCTCTTCGAGCAGGTGTTGCGCCTGTTCACCCAGGCCGCCCTGGACACGCCCCTGACCGTGGTCCTGGAGGACCTGCACTGGGCCGACGGCGCCACCCGTGACCTCCTGGTGTTCCTGGTGCGCAACCTGGACCTGCCCGGGATCCTGATCATCGGCACCTACCGCAGCGACGACCTGCACCGCACCCACCCCCTGCGACGACTGCTGCCCGAGCTGGAGCGCGCGCCCAACGTGCTGGGACTGCGCCTGGAGCCGCTGACGCGGGAGGAGGTCGGCCGCCAGGCCGCGGCCATCCGGGGCTCGGAGCTCCCGCCGGAGAAGCTGGACACGCTCTACCGCCGCACCGACGGCATCCCGCTGTTCGTGGAGTCGCTGGCCTCGGACGACGCCTGCGCCACGGGTGAGAACCCCGACGTGCCGGAGCAGTTCCGCGATCTGCTGCTGGAGCCGCTGCACCGGTTCGACGACACCGCGCTGGCGGTCCTGCGGGTGGCGTCGGTGGGCGCGGTCTCCGAGAGCATCGAGCACGAGATCCTCTACCACGCGGCGGGGCTGCCCGAACACGACCTAGAGCGCGCCCTGCACACGCTGGTGGACGCCAACGTACTGCGGGCGGGCCGCACCGACTACCGGTTCCGGCACGCCCTGCTGCGCGACGCCGTGCACGAGGAGATCCTGCCGGGTCCGCACTCGCGGCTGCACCTGCGCTTCGCCCAGCTCATCGACGAGTACCCCGACGCCGTTCCCGCCGACCGCCGCGCCGCCGAACAGGCGCACCACTTCCTGGCGGCGCAGGACCTGCCGAGAGCGCTCCAGGCCGCGTGGTGGGCGGCGCGGCGGGCCGGCGACACCCTGGCCTTCAGCGAGGAGCTGGACATGCTGGAGCGGGTGCTGGACATGTGGGACCGGGTGCCCGACGCCGGGGAGCGGGTCGAGGGGCGCACGTGGGCGCAGGTGGTCAGTTCCGCCGCGGCGGCGGCGCTGGAGGCGCGCCGGCCCAAGCGGGCCCGGGAGCTGGCCGAGGAGGCGCTGGCCACGCTGACCGGGGACGCCGACGACGACCACACCCTCACGGTGCGCGCCGAACTGCTGCGCCGACGGGGCCAGGCCCGCGCCCAGCTGCTCAGCGGCGGCGGTGTCGAGGACCTGGTGCGCGCCCTGGAGCTGCATCCTCCGCACATGCCCGAGTACGGCCTGCTGCTGTCGATCCTGGCCAAGGAGAGCCTGCTCCACCGCGTGGACCGCGAGCCCTCGCCCGACCAGCTCCAGCTGCGTGAGCTGGCCGAGCGGGGGCTGACCGCGCGGCGGCTGGCGGAGTCGGCCGTGGAGATCTCCGCCTCCGGGCGCGGGGGCGACGTGTGCGCCGCCGCCGACGCCCGGATCACCCTGGGCGGGATCAGCCTGGCCGAGGGCGACCTGGAGACCGGGCGCCCCCTGTTCCTGGAGGGGATCGCGCGCTCGCGCCGGACCAACGACCCCAACCTGGAGGCGCGCGGGGTCGGCAACATGGCGCACTTCCTGCGCGAGCTGGGCCGGCACGAGGAGGGCCTGGTGGTCCTGGAGGACGCCCTGGAGCGGCACCGCGCCCTGGGGTGGGCGTCCGTGCACAGCCACTTCAACCACCAGAACCGCGCGGAGATCCACTTCGAGCTGGGCGACCTGGCCACCGCCCGCGAGATCGTGGAAGGCGTGCTGCGCACCCGGCCCTCGGACAAGCAGCGCGTCTACATCGCGAGCGTGCTGATGCGCGTCGCCGTGGCCCAGGGCGACATCGCGACCGCCCAGGCGTGGGTCCGGCCCATGCTGGAGCAGGAGACCCTGCGGGCGCACCGGATGAACATCGTGCAGCTGGCCGCCCTCGGCATCCTGGACACGCGGCTGGCCGAGGACCGACTGGACACCGCACTGGAGCTGGCGCAGGGGCTACTGGAGGAGCTGGAACTGGAGGCCGCCCCGGGGTACTCCTGGCCGATGGCCGACCTGGTGTCGGAGGCCGTCCGGCGCGGGGCGGCACCCGGTCGGGCTCCGGCGACGGTCGAGCACGCGGCGCGGGTGCGCGCCCTCACGGTGAAGGTCGCGGACCTGATGCCGGTCCACGGCCCCGTCCAGCGGGCGCACCGCGCCGCCGTCACGGCCCGCACGGCCGAGTCGGAGGGCGCCGACCGCCCGGCCCTGCTGGAGCACTGGTCGGCGGCGGTACTGGCGTGGGAGGACACGCCCCTGCGGCTGCACCTGGCGGAGGCGCGCCTGCGGGCCGCGGAGGCCGCGGTCGCGTCCGGCGAGCGGGAGCGCGCCGCGGAGTGGACGCGCCAGGTGTTCGAGGCGGCCACCGCGTGCGGCGCGGCGCCCCTGGCGGGCGCGGCGGCCGATCTGGCACGCCGTCTGGGCACCGGGCTGGGTGGTGGCTCGGCGCCGCCGCCGTCCCCGGCCGGTCTGACCGCGCGCGAGCTGGAGGTCACCCGGCTGCTGGCGTCGGGGCGCACCAACGCCCAGATCGCGGCGGAGCTGTTCATCAGCCCCAAGACCGCCAGCGTGCACGTGTCCAACATTCTCGCGAAGCTGCAGGTGGCCAACCGGGCCGCCGCCGGAGCGCGCGCCCGCGAACTCGGCCTGGCCTGA